In Streptococcus parauberis NCFD 2020, the sequence TAGGATTGGGTCAAGCAGTTATTGAATCAGCTTCTAAAGCATTATTAGCATTAGCAGCAAAAGATAAAGAAATGGCTGAAAAAATCATTGAAGATGATAAATTGATTAACCAAGCACAAATTGATGTTGAGATGTCTTGTGCACGTATTTTAGCCTTACAACAACCACAAGTAACAGATCTTCGTTTTGTAATTACAATCATGTCAGCTTGTTCTGATTTAGAACGTATGGGTGACCATATGGCTGGGATTTCAAAATCAATTATTCGTTTGAAAGAAGTCGATACCTTAGATACAATCGAAGAACAAATTCACGATGCCGGTCAAAAAGCACTGAAAATGTTATCAGACTTATTAGCTGCTTTTCCTAAACGTAAAATTGAAAAAGCAATTGAAATTGCTAAACAAGATGAAGCTATTGATGAATTATATTATAAAACGTCTAAGGAAATCATGACTGAAATGAAAGGGCAAGAAACTTCAATTCGTAACGGAGCAGAATACCTTTACATGATGGGTCATATTGAACGTTTTGCTGATTATATTTCAAATATTTGCGAACGTTTGGTTTATTTAGAAACAGGCGAAATTGTCGAATTAAACTAATAAAATAAGGTGCCCTAGGCATCTTATTTTATTGTTAATGACTAACTAAAATAACATGCCAAAAGCCCATTAAATAGCCATTTTATGGTATAATATACTTATTATGGAAAATAAAATTATCGAAACAATTGCTGAGCAATTAGCAATCTCAATAAAACAAATTCAAGACGTTTTAGATTTAACAGCTGAAGGAAATACCATTCCATTTATTGCACGTTATCGAAAAGAAGTGACGGGTAATTTGGATGAAGTTGCCATTAAAGCTATTATTGATACTGAAAAATCTTTAACAGCCTTAAAAAATCGAAAAGAAACTGTTTTGGCAAAAATTGCTGAGCAGGGCAAACTATCTGATCAACTTAGAGCAGCTATTGAATCAGCAGATAAACTAGCTGATGTTGAAGAACTCTACTTGCCTTACAAAGAGAAAAGAAGGACCAAAGCAACAATTGCTCGTGAAGCTGGATTGTTCCCACTGGCTCGTCTCATCTTACAAGATGCTGACCAGTTAGAAGTAGAGGCTGAAAAATATACAAATGAAGCCTTTCCTACTGCAGAAAAAGCTTTGTCAGGAGCTATTGATATTTTAGTTGAGGCAATGTCAGAAGATGCTAAGCTGCGCTCATGGACTTATAACGAAATTTGGAATTATAGTCAGCTTGTTTCGCAATTAAAAGACCAATCACTTGATGATAAAAATGTCTTTCAAATTTATTATGATTTTTCTGATAAAGTTTCCAAAATGCAAGGCTATCGGACACTTGCATTAAACCGTGGTGAAAAACTTGGTGTGCTCAAAGTTTCCTTTGAACATAACATTGATAAAATGTTGCGTTTTTTCAGTGTCCGTTTCAAGCAGAAAAATCCTTATATTGAAGATCTCATCTCACAAGCCTTAAAGAAAAAAATTATTCCTACCATGGAACGTCGGATTCGCAGTGAATTAACAGAGGCTGCTGAAGACGGTGCTATTCAATTATTTTCAGAGAATTTAAGAAACCTTTTGTTAGTTTCTCCATTAAAAGGGAAAATGGTTTTAGGTTTTGACCCAGCCTTTAGAACTGGTGCTAAATTAGCAGTTGTCGATCAAACTGGTAAATTAATTACAACTCACGTCATTTACCCAGTACCACCTGCTGGACAAGCAAAAATTCAACTTGCAAAAAAAGAATTAGCTGAATTAATTCAAACCTACCAAATTGAAATTATTGCGATTGGAAATGGCACGGCTAGCCGTGAAAGCGAAGCTTTTGTAGCTGAAATTCTTAAGGACTTTCCAAGTACTTCATATGTCATCGTGAATGAAAGCGGTGCTTCTGTTTATTCAGCGTCTGAACTAGCAAGACATGAATTTCCAGAATTAACGGTCGAAAAACGCTCTGCCATTTCAATCGCAAGGCGATTGCAAGACCCATTAGCAGAATTAGTAAAAATTGATCCTAAGTCAATTGGTGTCGGTCAATATCAGCATGATGTTAGCCAGAAAAAATTAACGGATAATTTGGATTTCGTCGTTGATACCGTGGTTAACCAAGTTGGAGTTAATATCAATACAGCCAGTTCAGTGCTTTTGTCTCATGTTTCTGGACTTAATAAAACAATCTCTGAAAATATCGTTAAGTACCGTGAGGAAAATGGACGTATACTTTCCCGTGAGGCTATTAAGAAAGTTCCACGTCTAGGGGCAAAGGCATTTGAGCAAGCTGCTGGTTTTTTGCGGATTCCAAATGGTGAAAATGTCCTCGACAATACAGGGGTTCACCCAGAATCCTATGCAGCTGTTAAGCAATTATTTAAAGAATTAGATATTAAGGGATTAGACGACCAAGCA encodes:
- a CDS encoding Tex family protein, which codes for MENKIIETIAEQLAISIKQIQDVLDLTAEGNTIPFIARYRKEVTGNLDEVAIKAIIDTEKSLTALKNRKETVLAKIAEQGKLSDQLRAAIESADKLADVEELYLPYKEKRRTKATIAREAGLFPLARLILQDADQLEVEAEKYTNEAFPTAEKALSGAIDILVEAMSEDAKLRSWTYNEIWNYSQLVSQLKDQSLDDKNVFQIYYDFSDKVSKMQGYRTLALNRGEKLGVLKVSFEHNIDKMLRFFSVRFKQKNPYIEDLISQALKKKIIPTMERRIRSELTEAAEDGAIQLFSENLRNLLLVSPLKGKMVLGFDPAFRTGAKLAVVDQTGKLITTHVIYPVPPAGQAKIQLAKKELAELIQTYQIEIIAIGNGTASRESEAFVAEILKDFPSTSYVIVNESGASVYSASELARHEFPELTVEKRSAISIARRLQDPLAELVKIDPKSIGVGQYQHDVSQKKLTDNLDFVVDTVVNQVGVNINTASSVLLSHVSGLNKTISENIVKYREENGRILSREAIKKVPRLGAKAFEQAAGFLRIPNGENVLDNTGVHPESYAAVKQLFKELDIKGLDDQAKDKLKAVNKKEMAEKLSIGFETLKDIISDLLKPGRDLRDEFQTPVLRQDVLDLKDLRIGQKLEGTVRNVVDFGAFVDVGVHEDGLIHISEMSKTFVNHPSQVVSVGDLVTVWVSKIDLDRHKVNLSLLAPNESN
- the phoU gene encoding phosphate signaling complex protein PhoU, with the translated sequence MREQFELELQLLEQQFLGLGQAVIESASKALLALAAKDKEMAEKIIEDDKLINQAQIDVEMSCARILALQQPQVTDLRFVITIMSACSDLERMGDHMAGISKSIIRLKEVDTLDTIEEQIHDAGQKALKMLSDLLAAFPKRKIEKAIEIAKQDEAIDELYYKTSKEIMTEMKGQETSIRNGAEYLYMMGHIERFADYISNICERLVYLETGEIVELN